The following nucleotide sequence is from Azospirillum brasilense.
CAGTATCCGGAGTTCTGGGGCAAGGTTCACTTCTGGACGACCTTCATCGGCGTGAACCTGGTCTTCTTCCCGCAGCATTTCCTGGGTCTGGCCGGCATGCCGCGCCGCATCCCGGACTATCCAGACGCCTACGCCGGCTGGAACATGGTTTCCTCGTTCGGGGCGTATCTCTCCTTTGCGTCCACGCTTCTCTTCGTGTGGATCGCGTACAAGACCCTGCGCAGCGGCGAAAAGGTCGAGGCCGCCTATTGGGGACCGCAGGCCGGCACGCTGGAGTGGACCGTGAGTTCGCCCCCGCCGTTCCACGCCTTCGAAACGCTGCCGCAGGTGAAGTGACCATCGGTCGTGACCCATCGGTCGTGGCCATGACGCCGGGGGAGCCGGGAAGCTCTCTCCGGCCGGAGGATAGTGAAGTATGACGGACCTGAGCATTGAACGGGTCTCGACAGGTCCGGTCTCCGGATCGACGCCGGGTGACTACATCGAGTTGCTGAAGCCGCGGGTGATGTCGCTCGTGGTGTTCACCGGGCTGGCCGGCATCGTGCTGGCGCCCGGCCACATCCATCCCGTGCTGGCGGCGGTGGCGGTGCTGTGCATCGCGGTCGGAGCCGGGGCCTCGGGCGCCATCAACATGTGGTACGACCGCGACATCGACGCGGTTATGTCGCGCACCGTCCGCCGCCCGATCCCGTCGGGTCGGGTGGAGCCGGACAACGCGCTGGCCTTCGGGGTGATCCTGGCCGCGGCGTCGGTCGTGGTGATGGGGTTGGCGGTCAATTGGGCGGCATCGGCGCTGCTGGCGATGACCATTGGCTTCTACGTCTTCGTCTACACGATGTGGCTGAAGCGGCGGACTCCGCAGAACATCGTGATCGGCGGAGCGGCCGGCGCCTTTCCGCCGATGATCGGCTGGGCGGCGGTGACGGGCGGGGTGGAGTTGCCCTCGATCCTGCTGTTCCTGCTGATCTTCCTGTGGACGCCGCCGCATTTCTGGGCGCTGGCGCTGTTCCGCAACGGCGACTACACGCGCGCCGGGGTGCCGATGATGCCGGTGGTCGCCGGTCCCGACGCCACCAAGCGGCAGATGCTGGCCTACACGCTGGTCCTGCTGCCGGTCGCCGTGGCGCCGTACTTCCTGGGCATTGGCGGTCTTGCCTATCTGATCGGGTCGAGCCTGCTGGGCGCCTTCTTCGTGCTGTGCGCGGTCCGCGTGCTGCGCGCCACCGACGACAAGCCGGCCAAGCAGATGTTCGGCTTCTCGATCCTCTACCTGTTCCTGCTGTTCGCCCTGCTGATGGGCGAGCATCTGGTGACCGGAATCCTGACGACCGGAGGCGGGGCATGACGATCATGGATGAATCCCACGAGGAACGCCGCAAGCGTCTGCGCGGGCGCAACTACGCGGTTCTGGCCGCGCTGATCGGGCTGGTGGTGATGTTCTACGTCATCACGCTGGTGCGGATGGGCGGTCACTGACCACGGAACGCCAAGCGGACAAACGGCAGGGAGGAAGCGGCGCCATGAGCGACCGGCCTGAAAGCGACAAGGGGCTCCGGCGGAAGAACCGCCTGTTCATGGCCGGGCTGTTCGGCCTCGTCTTCGGGATGGTCGGGCTGGCCTACGCCTCGGTGCCGCTCTACGCGCTGTTCTGTCAGGTGACCGGCTTCGGCGGCACCACCCAGCGGGCCGACGCAGCACCGGCGCGGCAGGTCGACCGCGTCATCAAGGTCCGCTTCAACGCCGACGTGAACCAGTCGCTGCCCTGGCGCTTCAAGCCGGAGCAGAAGGAACTGGCGGTGAAGCTGGGCGAGATGGGGTTGGCCGCCTATCAGGCCGCCAACCGGACCGACCGGGCCACCGTGGGCACCGCGCTCTACAACGTCACGCCGGACAAGGCCGGCAAGTACTTCAACAAGATCGAGTGCTTCTGCTTCACCGAGCAGGTGCTGGAGCCCGGTCAGTCGGTGGACATGCCGGTGGCCTTCTTCGTCGATCCGGCGCTGGCCGACGATCCGGCGATGGAGGACGTGACCACCATCACGCTGTCCTACACCTTCTTCCGCGCCAAGGACGAGACCCAGGTGCTGGCGCAGCACGCGACGCAGGCCGCGGGTGCGAAAGGCACCGGGACCGCGGCGAACTGAGGACGCAGTTTAAAAAGAGACAGTCTGAACAGAGAATTAGGGCTGAACGAAGAAATCGGGCGAAACAAACCGGGGTTGGAAAGAGACGATGGCCGACATCACGCACGCGCACATGCCGCATCCCCCAGCCTCCGCGCACGGCGCGGGCGAGGGCTCCGGCATCCCGCATCCTTACCATCTGGTGAAGCCGAGCCCCTGGCCCCTGCTTGGCGCCTTCGCGGCCGGGCTGTTCGCGACGGGCATGGTCATTTACATGCACGGCGGCGGCTGGCTGCTGGCAGCCCTCGGCTTCGTGTCCATCCTGGGCGTGATGTTCGGCTGGTGGCGCGACGTCATCAAGGAGGCGGTGCGCGAGAAGGCGCACACCCCGGTGGTGAAGATCGGCCTGCGCTACGGCATGGCGCTGTTCATCGCCTCGGAGGTGATGTTCTTCGCCGCCTTCTTCTGGGCCTTCTACGACGCGGCGCTCTACCCCAAGGTGTTCGCCGAGAACCCGCACGGCGTCTGGCCGCCGCCGAACATCACGGTGCTGGAGACCTTCCACCTGCCGCTGATGATGACGCTGATCCTGCTGCTGTCGGGCGTCACCGTCACCTGGGCGCACCACGCCATCCTCGAGGGCCGCAACAAGGAGGCGTCGCGCGCGCTGGGCCTGACCGTCCTGCTGGGGGTGATGTTCACCTTCTTCCAGGGCTGGGAATACGCCCACGCCGCCTTCGGCTTCACCCAGGGCATCTACCCGTCGACCTTCTACATGGCGACCGGCTTCCACGGCTTCCACGTCATCATCGGGACCATTTTCCTGGCGGTCTGCTGGTTCCGCACCATGAAGGGCCACTTCACCCCGCAGAGCCATTTCGGCTTCGAGGCGGCGGCCTGGTACTGGCACTTCGTGGACGTGGTCTGGCTGTTCCTATTCGTGTCGATCTACTGGTGGGGGTCGCTGGGCGCCGCCAGCGGCCACTGACCGATCCCCCCTGTCGCCTTGCCGAAGCCCTTCTCCTCCACCGGGGAGAGGGGCTTCCCATTCCTGGAAGGAGGCGAATGACTTGAGTGCGTACTACTCCAGCCCGTCGCCGCTGACCGCCGGCCTGCGCTGTGCCTGCCCGCGCTGCGGACGGGGCAAGCTGTTCGACGGCTACCTGACGGTCAACGAGCGCTGTTCGGTGTGCAATCTGAACCTCGCCCGGCAGGACAGCGGCGACGGGCCGGCGGTGTTCCTGATCTTCATCCTGGGCTTTCTGGTCGTGCCGGTGGCGCTGTGGGTGTCGATGTCGGTGGACTGGCCGCTGTGGCTGCACGCCATCGTCTGGAGCATCGTCGTGCTCGGGCTGGCGCTCGGCATGCTGCGCCCGGCCAAGGCCTATGTGGTGGCGCTGCAATACCGCCACCGCCGCAACGAGCTGGAGGACCCGGACGAGTGACCATGACCGCCGCCGCCGAACCCCGCCGCTTCCGCCCCTCGCTGTGGGCGACGCTGATCACCGTGCCCGCCGTTCTGGTCATGCTGGGGCTGGGCACGTGGCAGATGCAGCGGTTGGAATGGAAGGAGGATCTGGTCCGCCGGGTGGAGCAGCGGTTGCACACGGCCCCGATCCCGCTGCCCTCCGCCATCGCCGATCCGGAGGCGCTGGAGTTCCGCCCGGTGACCGTCACCGGGCGCTTCCTGAACGACAAGGAACTGCTGCTGGTCGCCCGGCCTCGGCAGG
It contains:
- the cyoE gene encoding heme o synthase, with amino-acid sequence MTDLSIERVSTGPVSGSTPGDYIELLKPRVMSLVVFTGLAGIVLAPGHIHPVLAAVAVLCIAVGAGASGAINMWYDRDIDAVMSRTVRRPIPSGRVEPDNALAFGVILAAASVVVMGLAVNWAASALLAMTIGFYVFVYTMWLKRRTPQNIVIGGAAGAFPPMIGWAAVTGGVELPSILLFLLIFLWTPPHFWALALFRNGDYTRAGVPMMPVVAGPDATKRQMLAYTLVLLPVAVAPYFLGIGGLAYLIGSSLLGAFFVLCAVRVLRATDDKPAKQMFGFSILYLFLLFALLMGEHLVTGILTTGGGA
- a CDS encoding cytochrome c oxidase assembly protein, whose amino-acid sequence is MSDRPESDKGLRRKNRLFMAGLFGLVFGMVGLAYASVPLYALFCQVTGFGGTTQRADAAPARQVDRVIKVRFNADVNQSLPWRFKPEQKELAVKLGEMGLAAYQAANRTDRATVGTALYNVTPDKAGKYFNKIECFCFTEQVLEPGQSVDMPVAFFVDPALADDPAMEDVTTITLSYTFFRAKDETQVLAQHATQAAGAKGTGTAAN
- a CDS encoding cytochrome c oxidase subunit 3, which codes for MADITHAHMPHPPASAHGAGEGSGIPHPYHLVKPSPWPLLGAFAAGLFATGMVIYMHGGGWLLAALGFVSILGVMFGWWRDVIKEAVREKAHTPVVKIGLRYGMALFIASEVMFFAAFFWAFYDAALYPKVFAENPHGVWPPPNITVLETFHLPLMMTLILLLSGVTVTWAHHAILEGRNKEASRALGLTVLLGVMFTFFQGWEYAHAAFGFTQGIYPSTFYMATGFHGFHVIIGTIFLAVCWFRTMKGHFTPQSHFGFEAAAWYWHFVDVVWLFLFVSIYWWGSLGAASGH
- a CDS encoding DUF983 domain-containing protein → MSAYYSSPSPLTAGLRCACPRCGRGKLFDGYLTVNERCSVCNLNLARQDSGDGPAVFLIFILGFLVVPVALWVSMSVDWPLWLHAIVWSIVVLGLALGMLRPAKAYVVALQYRHRRNELEDPDE